A region of the Leopardus geoffroyi isolate Oge1 chromosome C2, O.geoffroyi_Oge1_pat1.0, whole genome shotgun sequence genome:
AATGTGCTTCATGGCTGGCTTTTCCCCTGATACAGGATCTAATCAAGGACCATGCATTGCATTTGGTTGCCatgtttctttaaactttttcttttagccTCTTTTGTATGAAACAGTCACCCTACTTTTTGTTGGTGTTTGAGACACTGACATTTTTCTAAGTCCAGACCAGGTGTCTAGTACAAAGTCCTGAGATCTGGATTTACCTGATTGTTTCCTCGTGTTTAGATTCAGACTAACCATCTTTGGCCAGAAAGTTACATAGGCAACAGCAAATATTTCCCATCACATCATGTCAGGAGGCACCTGTTAACTCGTTCCATAGTTGGTTAGTGCctgatttttttccacttggaAAATAGAATAATCATACTTGTTATCTAaaagatttggggagaaaaaatgaGACCGTGTCTTTAGTGCTCTGAGGTTCTTGGAAGTATGCCATGCAAATCccattgaaaaaaatttgaagtCCTTAGAGAAACCCGTGTGCCTTGATGTAAGACTATTACAACTGGACCCCCTTAGATGAATATATCCCCCGTTTTCAAAGATTTCCAGAGTAGTAATAGTGtgctctcttttatttcttgtagCTGGGCTGTTCGCGTGGTTAACTAACTTGCTTGCTAGGCCAAAAGAGCAAGTTATCTCTTACCCTTTGTCTATTGCATTTTCCTTTCCCACCATCTTACTAGAAGTTTAATCAGAGAGTTTGGGATTGGCAAAAACCATGCATGGTACTAAGTTTGGTTTTGTTACCTTTGGAATACgtggcatttttctttctattgtatTGGATTAGTAGACTGCTTTTCAAGAACTAAGCGGGAAGGAGAGGAATTTTGTAATGATTTCTAGGGAAATCTCCTGCACTATTTCTTAGcctttctataaatttttttggCCAAGAATCTCAGCTGACTATACAGTAGATGTCATGGTCCTTCTACAAATGGAAACTGAGTAGAGGTCCAACATTCTCTGGGCTCTGAGATTTGGAACGTCCCCCGCTGAAAGGAGAGTTTGGTTCTGGAGCTCAGTAAAGGCTCCATGGCAACACTGTACTTTGTTTCAGCCTTGGGATGGTTGGCTAGTCTGCTAGAGGGTAGACAGCAAGGTTGCCTTCTAGAACATCGTATATTTTCCACCTTTCAATATAGATGTTAGCCAGGAAAATGTGCAGTGGACACTAGGTGTGGGAAACATTGAACTAAGAAAAAGTGATATTAACTTTATTTCCTACAGCATAGCCCTTGCAAAGGCTCTTTTATGGTAAACAGTTGACcaaaaaaacaaaggtaaattgAATTAAGGCTGAATTAAGGAATAtagaatctattttattttttagagaagttacCTTGATTTTCCTAAAGATTTTTCCACAGGCTTTGGGAAAAGCATCTCAGCCTCAGGATCAGTCTTGTTCCCTTACTAAAAGCGTAagtgctgggggcgcctgggtggcgcagtcggttaagcgtccgacttcagccaggtcacgatctcgcggtccgtgagttcgagccccgtgtcgggttctgggctgatggctcagagcctggagcctgtttccgattctgtgtctccctctctctctgcccctcccccgttcatgctctgtctctctctgtcccaaaaataaataaacattgaaaaaaaaaaattaaaaaaaaaaagcgtaagtGCTGTACGTTGCACAGAACTAGCTGTGCAGGCAGGAGACCGCAAAGGGAGATAAGATAAAATGAATCACACGTTACTAACCGGGAGCTTTGCACTGCCAACCACTCCCTTGCTTGCACCTAACTTGTACCTAGCTATTGGCCTTAGGCAAGGCGTTTAACTTCTTCATCTGTACCAACAGTAGCAAAAGTTTATTGGCGATTATGAGCCAGATTACACTAAGTGCTTCATAGGCATTTTCCCATGGAACCTCAGGACAACCCTCCGCAGAGGATACTGGATCacagttttacaaatgaagagTCTGAGCTTTAGAGCGATGTTCAATGGCCTATCCAAGGTCACTGAGCTAGTAGCTAGTGCTGCAGTTTTGTTTTCATCTATAAACTGGGGTACCGTGtgtctccagctctgtgctatGCTAAAATGGGAAATGGAGCTGGAAGAGAAAtttggaaggggaagaaaggagatgaaGCAGATGATTTAGGGGTGGGAAGGGCTCAGGAAGCTTGCAGGGAACAGGAAATACAGGAGTGGAGAGAAATACAAGAGTGGAAGAGTGGAGAGAGTAGCGTGGATTAGGGTGGAAGGAAGTACCCATCAGTAGGCTACATCTAGAAGGCTCACCTGGGGTAGAAAACAATGAGGTTTTATGCCCTTTTACGAGTCATTCTtggtgtctgcctctccctcattcattaCACCTGATTAGTCACCAAATTCTACGTTTCTTTTGACTGTTTCCTCAATGTCCTTTATACAGCAGTTGCCTTTTGGCTGGCCTGCCCCATCTCTCACACACCTGCGGCAACCACCTGTTTCCACGCACGAACCACTACCTTACATCTCGCACATAATCACCAAAGAGATTCCAGCATGCCGTCTGTGTCTTCTGGCTTTATTTCCTATTAATACTTCACCACATAGTCCATATGCACCGAGCTTGATGAACCACTTGTCCCTATAATGGGCCATATTCCTTTATTCCTTTGAACAGCCACCCTTTCTTCTTTGCCCCTGGAAACCCTCTACTTATCTTTCAATCTTCACCTCAAAAATCCTCTCAAGGCTACCTGGCTCTCCACTCCTTTCATATGAAATGGTTGACATTTTCTCCTTTGAAGCCGGTAAGGCAAATTAGCCACGAGGTGGCAGCGTAACTCTAGGAAATTAAGTGCTTGACTCCATGACACCTGTGATTTCTTTCACTTTACCTTCCGAACTTGCATTCATCTTGGAGTGTGGAATTATAGAACAACAGGGGACAAACTCTGTAGTCCATTTGGTCTGGTGGTTTTCAGAACCTGCTTCATGAAGCCCCAGGAGTGGCTAGGGACTCTTCTCTCCTGTTGCAAACAGAAAAGTTTTACTGCACAGCCAGGGCTTTCCATCTAGTCTGGTCCTCAGCTCTGACAAGTGTGAAGCTGGAGCCCAGAGAGCTAGCTTGCCTGAAGTCATAAGGCCGACTGGAGAGATGCACCTCTAGAGGCTAGGTTTATCATTTCCGGTTTTTTAGGGCTGCATGCCGCCAAGCCGTCCAAGGTCTCAGGCTTACCCCAAAGATTGTGGTAGAGACTTGGTAAGGCTTTGAAGCAAACCACGTTTGTGACTTGCCATCGTGTTACTTTGGAACTACCCTGTTGGCAAAAAAATAATAGTGCGGAACACAAAATATTGTCAGGTGTATGCTCTATATTCATGTAAAGTAAACGCTCTAAAGCTAAggtctatgttttatttttctctctttatcttccaTGGCACCTAATGAATTTCTGCATTTGGAACTCACTCGTCTtcctcaaacatttattgaaggtCTGTCAAGCGCTGGGTCCAGGGGTCCATAGCTTAAATAAGGTTTGGTCCTTGCCCCTGGAAGAAGTCTGGTAGGAGTCTGATGGGAGAGAGATGTATAAGTGGGTAATTTAGCTTCTAATGTGGTAAGTACAGTGAGTTATGGGAACAAAAAGGAGGAAGCAGTGAACTTGGCTCTGAAACTACTGGCTTCTCTTAGAGCACtcttgttttgcttcattttaagCCTTCAGAAAGTTCTCATTCCTACAGTTGACAACTACAATTGTCTGCCAGAAGGTAAATGTTGTGAGGTGAGATAGAACTATACTTTTACCCCTCAAAATTGAAGACAAAGGGATTTCTACAGCGGGCAATGtgttcttgatttttattttattttatttttttttacgaGTAAAGCCCCAGCTCCTCAGTTCTTCTCTTTGTTCGCTCCATCCTTCAGATTACTTTCTATGAAGACAAAAATTTCCAAGGCCGCCACTATGACTGTGACTGCGACTGCGCAGATTTCCACATGTACCTGAGTCGCTGCAACTCCATCAGAGTGGAAGGAGGCACCTGGGCTGTGTACGAGAGGCCCAACTTCGCCGGGTACATGTATATCTTACCCCGGGGCGAGTACCCTGAATACCAGCACTGGATGGGCCTCAACGACCGCCTCAGCTCCTGCCGGGCTGTTCATCTGGTGAGCCTGGgcccccttgcactctctctcgctTGCTGGCCTGCTctggctctctccatctctctttcccctacccccccccccttttttttttttttaacattttcttacagttttcctACCCCTTAATGGGGTGTTTTCTCTTGTTGGCTGCTGAGGCTCACATAAAACCTTAGGTCAGTCTATCACAAGACTGAATCTGCTAATTATTTCCAGagcactctctctgcctcctgagcACGTTAAGGCCTTAAGTTTTTCTTACTGAACGTCAATTGTTTTCACAGTACCCAAAAAAGGAGAGGAGATCAGATCATCTAACTTCCACGATTGGGGGTTCTGAACCAAACTGTTCTCTGAGTTCTTGACCCGTCAGTGATTTCCATAACTGTTATTTCCTCCTGTGTCGTTTTTTTCAGTCTGGTGGAGGCCAGTATAAGATTCAGATCTTCGAGAAAGGAGATTTTAATGGTCAGATGTATGAAACCACTGAAGATTGCCCTTCCATTATGGAACAGTTTCACATGCGGGAGGTCCACTCCAGTAAGGTGCTGGAGGGTGCCTGGATTTTCTATGAGCTACCCAACTATCGTGGCAGGCAGTACCTCCTGGACAAGAAGGAGTACCGGAAGCCCATCGATTGGGGCGCAGCTTCCCCAGCTGTGCAGTCTTTCCGCCGCATCGTGGAGTAATGACAGGGATGGGGCCACAAGCTGCTTCCTGGGGGCCACCTGCCGGCTGGCCTTGTCATCCAAATAGGCATCCTTAATAAAAACAATTGGCATGCATTCCACTGTTGATTGTAATGCCTCTTCTTAGACACTCTCAGGGACCGGCAAAATAGTGCCCACCACAGAGGGCAGCGACACAAAGCAACTCATCCTTCAGATTGCCAATCTGGGACGTTGCGCCAGACAAAATGGGACTGCATTAGAAGTTAGAAAATCAGACTGCCACGTGGTGGTTCTCCTTGCTTAAGTTTTATGTTGATTCAACAGGTACAGTAATCATAGCTACTACTTTTTGGGTGCCTTcattattccattttctcttttacaacAGCCCTGTAGGAGAGGtggtttatttgcattttacaaataagaatggAGAGGCTTAGAGAAACTAGAAGCTTGCCCAAGTTCACCAGCTGGTGACCAAATCAGAGTTTGGTCCAGGATATTGATGTTTCCACGGCTCCTAGTCTTTCCCTTCATTtccaactcattcattcaacacatgctGGCCTGGGGTCTGTATGCATAATGGAAGTACAAGACCTTGAGGAATCTAAGAGGTGGAAAGGGCAGGGTCCCCTGAAGGTCTCATGGAGGAGACAGAATACCTATCAAGAATGGACATTGAGGggtgctaggtggctcagtcagctgagcatctgactttggctcaggtcatgatcttacagttcgtgggttcaagccccacaatgggctcactgctatcagcatggagctcacttagaatcctctgtccctctctctctcaaaaataaaaaaaaaaaaaaaagagagagagagagagaactgacaATGAAAACAGCCATCACTAGAAAATGGTGGAGTCATGAGTCACCTGAAGGCTCTTGCTTCAGATTCAGGGGTTCCTGGATCAGCTACTTCTCAACTTCAAGTTCAGTCTTtctgtaaaaagaaatataatttgtcCCAACTACAATAGTTGAAATGGAGTTTTATTGAGTTTTACCCACTTAGAGTAACCCCTGAGATTGTATCTGTTTAATCTTGAGGAAGAGAATGTTTAAGGAAACCCAGCGTCACTAGGGATACTTCATGAGCATCTGAGTGAACCTGGGGAGGCTCTGGACGTGCCTAACTTTAAAAGGGAGGGTAGGGGCCCATGTCTCCTGGGAGCCTTCCCAGAAAAGGCCAAGTTAGAAGTGCTGACGATGCTGCCTTTGTGTGCACTTCAGTCTATACACTAGTGGGTACCGCATAGTGTTCCCCCAAAGATTTTTATTCGTTTTG
Encoded here:
- the CRYGS gene encoding gamma-crystallin S encodes the protein MFDLKPAQYKCLCASNSVAIPDFSTGETNLCTKMSKSGTKITFYEDKNFQGRHYDCDCDCADFHMYLSRCNSIRVEGGTWAVYERPNFAGYMYILPRGEYPEYQHWMGLNDRLSSCRAVHLSGGGQYKIQIFEKGDFNGQMYETTEDCPSIMEQFHMREVHSSKVLEGAWIFYELPNYRGRQYLLDKKEYRKPIDWGAASPAVQSFRRIVE